The following are from one region of the Littorina saxatilis isolate snail1 linkage group LG2, US_GU_Lsax_2.0, whole genome shotgun sequence genome:
- the LOC138960058 gene encoding uncharacterized protein: MENDMPEQKDDVDFFDAFYSQVKHLLVNTDEETCYKEMFRILDGEKKGFMLNEEMKNLLNKVKQQVQMTDQEVDEVIDFIDKNKDGRVDFTEFYKFMVKDD; this comes from the exons ATGGAGAATGATATGCCAGAGCAAA AGGACGATGTGGACTTTTTCGACGCGTTCTACAGCCAGGTGAAGCACCTGCTGGTGAACACGGACGAGGAGACTTGCTACAAGGAGATGTTCCGCATCCTGGATGGTGAGAAAAAGGGCTTCATGCTCAACGAGGAGATGAAGAACCTGCTGAACAAGGTCAAGCAACAAGTGCAGATGACTGACCAGGAGGTGGACGAGGTCATTGACTTCATCGACAAGAACAAGGACGGCAGAGTGGACTTTACTG